In a genomic window of Kwoniella newhampshirensis strain CBS 13917 chromosome 8, whole genome shotgun sequence:
- a CDS encoding mitochondrial 37S ribosomal protein uS15m yields the protein MSLSHTLFSSLRSSLPTPGPSTLALPVRGFSSTSPSLVSKRKLLAKRRKAANLQLQSSRIIPPESVDPVLGRVHYRAPSSRSAAPTPPPPTNPWQGSRLQRILLDYDQIAYSAPPNYQAGERPKLLLPGVSEQDADLLFGALPHASSELKFAAKRGDTGVDMEQAKQSEMMMRILDLRNSGKEGVKVLNRQRIVDEFGGGVDTGSSAVQAALLTAKIHNLLAHATQNPKDTLNKRSLRLLVQQRARHLKYHRRTKGEESYDALLADLGLERGAVEGELLIPF from the exons ATGTCCCTCTCCCATACCCTGTTCTCCTCGTTACGATCATCACTCCCCACGCCTGGTCCATCCACGCTTGCCCTCCCCGTCCGAGGCTTTTCCAGCACCTCCCCCTCACTCGTGAGCAAGCGAAAATTACTTGCCAAACGACGTAAAGCCGCCAATCTCCAACTCCAATCCTCGCGAATCATCCCACCCGAATCTGTCGATCCCGTCCTCGGTCGAGTACATTACCGAGCCCCTTCCTCCCGATCTGCTGCCCCGACGCCTCCGCCTCCGACGAATCCATGGCAGGGAAGTAGACTACAACGCATCCTGTTGGATTACGACCAGATCGCATATAGTGCTCCGCCGAATTACCAAGCGGGCGAGAGACCGAAACTTCTCTTGCCGGGTGTGAGCGAGCAGGATGCGGATCTGCTGTTTGGCGCATTACCGCATGCCAGCTCGGAACTGAAGTTTGCGGCGAAAAGAGGGGATACCGGGGTGGATATGGAACAGGCGAAAcagagtgagatgatgatgcggatCTTGGATCTGCGGAACTCGGGAAAGGAAGGGGTCAAGGTGCTGAACAGACAGAGGATCGTGGATGAATTTGGAGGTGGAGTCGATACTGGCAGTTCAGCAgtacaag CGGCCCTTCTCACCGCCAAGATCCACAACCTCCTAGCTCACGCTACTCAAAACCCAAAAGATACCCTCAATAAACGATCACTCCGTCTCCTCGTTCAACAAAGAGCACGACATCTGAAATATCACAGGAGGACAAAAGGGGAAGAGTCGTATGATGCTCTTCTTGCAGACCTAGGATTGGAAAGAGGTgcagtggaaggagaactGCTGATTCCTTTCTAG